In the genome of Ctenopharyngodon idella isolate HZGC_01 chromosome 19, HZGC01, whole genome shotgun sequence, one region contains:
- the slc6a18 gene encoding inactive sodium-dependent neutral amino acid transporter B(0)AT3: MDTASKASSTQERPKWDNKVQYLLTCIGFAVGLGNVWRFPYLCQIYGGGAFLIPYLIALVFEGLPLLYLELAIGQSLRKGSIGVWHSISPLLGGVGVASMILSFLVGLFYNMILAWVLWYFFHSFQEPLPWSRCPINDNNTGYVEECVLSTPVNYYWYRQTLNISPDIEQSGSLQWWLVLCLASAWSIVYICFIRGIETIGKAVYVTATFPYLVLTIFLVRALTLPGATDGLRYLFTPDWTLLTDPQVWLDAATQIFFSLSLAFGGLIAFSSYNPKTNNCERDAVLVGCINSATSLYASIPIFAILGFKATSNFNSCVNGNILDLTNAFDIGEKNITSENYENWLTYLNTSDPDKVSSLNLKHCDLQNFLDQSASGTGLAFIVFTEAVIEMPGSQVWAVLFFIMLFSLGLSSMFGNLEGVLTPLLDLHMVPKWMPKELFTGLICVVSFLVALIFTLGSGNYWLEIFNSYVGSVPLLVIAFFEIIGVVCFYGMKRFSDDIEYMTGRRPNLYWRVCWMGISPLMLLVVLVAYVVVQVQKHPTYPTWNPNYENFPEPEVKPYSDWVFAICVLLSSVPVLSIPIVAVYRLIRRQTRSQSGSSYPNPYSNQGFTPDAQTETFKAI, encoded by the exons ATGGACACAGCCAGCAAAGCCTCCAGCACTCAGGAACGGCCCAAATGGGACAATAAGGTCCAGTATCTGCTGACATGCATCGGATTCGCTGTGGGACTCGGGAACGTTTGGAGATTCCCGTATCTGTGCCAGATTTATGGAGGAG gtgcGTTCCTGATCCCGTACCTTATCGCGCTGGTCTTTGAGGGTTTGCCGCTGCTGTATCTGGAGCTGGCGATCGGTCAGAGTCTGAGGAAGGGCAGCATCGGCGTCTGGCACTCCATCTCTCCTCTGCTGGGTGGAGTGG GTGTGGCGTCTATGATCCTCTCCTTCCTGGTGGGCTTGTTTTATAACATGATTCTGGCCTGGGTTCTGTGGTACTTCTTCCACTCGTTCCAGGAGCCGCTGCCCTGGAGTCGATGTCCCATCAACGACAACAACACGG GTTATGTAGAGGAGTGTGTGCTCAGCACACCGGTCAACTACTACTGGTACAGACAGACGCTGAACATCTCTCCAGACATCGAGCAGAGCGGCTCGCTGCAGTGGTGGCTCGTCCTGTGCCTGGCCTCGGCCTGGAGCATCGTCTACATCTGCTTCATAAGGGGCATCGAGACCATCGGGAAG GCCGTGTACGTGACCGCCACCTTCCCGTACCTGGTGCTGACCATCTTCCTAGTGAGGGCTCTCACGTTACCAGGGGCCACTGACGGTCTGCGGTACCTCTTTACACCAGAC TGGACGCTGCTGACCGACCCTCAGGTGTGGCTGGACGCGGCCACTCAGATCttcttctctctgtctctggcCTTCGGAGGACTCATCGCCTTCTCCAGCTACAACCCCAAAAC GAATAACTGTGAGCGAGACGCTGTGTTGGTTGGATGCATTAACAGCGCCACGTCTCTCTACGCTTCCATTCCCATATTCGCCATCTTGGGCTTCAAGGCCACGAGCAACTTCAACAGCTGCGTCAACGG TAACATCCTGGATCTGACCAACGCCTTCGACATCggggaaaaaaacatcacaagTGAGAACTACGAGAACTGGCTGACCTATCTGAACACGAGCGATCCTGATAAAGTCTCCAGCCTGAACCTGAAGCACTGCGACCTCCAGAACTTTCTGGACCAG AGTGCTTCAGGAACGGGTCTGGCGTTCATCGTGTTCACGGAGGCGGTTATCGAGATGCCGGGTTCTCAGGTGTGGGCCGTGCTCTTCTTCATCATGCTGTTCAGTCTGGGTCTGTCCTCCATGTTTGGGAATCTGGAGGGCGTCCTGACGCCGCTGCTCGACCTGCACATGGTGCCCAAGTGGATGCCCAAAGAACTCTTCACAG GTCTGATCTGTGTGGTGAGCTTCCTGGTGGCGTTGATCTTCACGCTGGGATCTGGGAACTACTGGCTGGAGATCTTCAACAGTTACGTGGGCTCCGTCCCGCTCCTCGTCATCGCCTTCTTTGAGATCATCGGAGTCGTTTGCTTCTATGGAATGAAACG GTTCAGCGATGACATCGAGTACATGACGGGACGGAGGCCGAACCTGTACTGGCGCGTGTGCTGGATGGGCATCAGTCCCCTCATGCTGCTGGTGGTTCTGGTGGCGTACGTCGTCGTCCAGGTCCAGAAACACCCCACGTATCCCACCTGGAACCCCAATTAT GAAAACTTCCCGGAGCCGGAGGTGAAGCCGTATTCGGACTGGGTGTTTGCGATCTGTGTGCTGCTGAGCTCCGTTCCTGTGCTCTCCATCCCCATCGTGGCCGTGTACAGACTCATCCGACGGCAAACGCGCTCGCAGTCCGGCAGCAGTTACCCCAATCCCTACAGCAACCAGGGCTTCACACCCGACGCTCAGACCGAGACCTTCAAAGCGATCTAG